The genomic region AGATGCAGCATCTTTATTTCCAGTATATTTAATAAGATTAGAAATATCTTTTTCTAAAGTAGATGCAGAAACTAGCACATCAGAATTATTAGAAGAAATTATTTGAGCATAAATGTGACGTGAAGTACGATGAACTACTAAACGTACAGAATGCAATTTTTTTAACTTACTTTTTGTTTTCATAGCTCTATGTAAACGATAACATTTTTTACTTCTAAATTTCATTTTACTTTTTTTTAGCCTCTTTAATACGTATAAATTCATCTGAATAACGAATACCTTTACCTTTATAAGATTCAGGAATACGATAAGAACGTAAATTAGCAGCTACTTGGCCTAATAATTGTTTATTAGAACTTTTTAATACAATTTCAGTTTGAGAAGGAACATTAGCAAATACACCATCAGGTAATTCATAATTTATAGAATGAGAATAACCTAAAGACATGGTAAGCAAACTGTTTTTATTAGATAAAGATACCTTATATCCAACACCAGATAAAAATAATTTTTTTTCAAAATTAACTTTAATGCCTACAATCATAGAATTTATTATAGAACGAGCAGTTCCTACATGAGACCAAAAATTATCATAACCTAAATTAGTGCTAAAAGATAATATGTTATTATTATAAACAATTTTAACTGATTTATGTAATTTATACTTTAATTCTTCACTTTTACTTTTAATAAGTACTAATTGTTTATTTATTTTTATTTCTATATCAGTAGGAATAAAAATAGGTAATTTAGCAACACGAGACATTTTTTCTCCTATTAAGAAATATAACAAACAACTTCACCGCCAATACCTTGTTTTCTAGCTTCTCTATCAGTCATAACACCTCTAGAAGTAGAAATTACTGCTATACCCAAGCCTTCTAATACTTTAGGTAATTTATGTTTATTTCTATAAACACGTAAACTAGGACAACTTACACGATTAATATTTTCTATAACAGGTTTATCATTAAAATATTTTAAATATATTTGAATTGATGGTTTCTTTTCACTGGATATTTCGTAATTTTCAATATAACCTTCTGTTTTCAACAAAATGCTAATAGCTAGTTTAAATCTAGAAAAAGGTATGATAACTGAAATTTTATTAGCAAATTGAGCATTTCGAATACGTGTTAGCATATCAGATATAGGATCTTGCATACTCATAAAATATTACCTCTATATAATTAAAAAATGATTACCAGCTAGCTTTTTTTAATCCTGGTATTTCTCCTTTCATTGCAGCCTCTCTAACTTTCAATCTACTTAATCCAAATTTTCTTAAAAAAGCATGAGGTCTACCTGTTTGTCTACATCTATTTCTTTGACGAGAAGGACTTGAATCTCTAGGAAGTTTTTGCAATTGTAAAACTGCGTTCCACCTTATCTCTTTTGTTTTATTAATATCTAAAATTATAGATTTTAATTTCATACGTTTATTAAAAAATTTATTAGATAATTTTACACGTTTTATTTCACGTGATTTCATAGACTGTTTTGCCATATAATAATTTACTCCTAAAATTTTAATTACGAAAAGGAAAACCAAATTCTTTTAACAATGTATAAGATTCTTTATATGAATTAGTAGTAGTAGTAATAGTAATATTCATACCACGAATACGATCTATTTTATCATAATCTATCTCAGGAAAAATAATTTGTTCACGTATTCCTATACTATAATTACCATATAAATCGAATGATTTAGAAGATAAACCTCTAAAATCTCTAATACGAGGTAAAGCTATTTTAATTAAACGATCAAGAAAATCCCATTTTCTTTTTCCTCTTAAAGTAACTTTACATCCTATAGGATATCCTTGACGTATTTTAAAACTAGCAATAGACTTTCTTGCTTTTGTAATTATAGGTTTTTGACCCGAAATTTTAGATAAATCAAGCATAGCCTTATCTAAAACT from Buchnera aphidicola (Neophyllaphis podocarpi) harbors:
- the rplR gene encoding 50S ribosomal protein L18; the encoded protein is MKFRSKKCYRLHRAMKTKSKLKKLHSVRLVVHRTSRHIYAQIISSNNSDVLVSASTLEKDISNLIKYTGNKDAASIIGKYIALRALEKGINKVSFDRSGFKYHGRILALAQTARDFGLNF
- the rplF gene encoding 50S ribosomal protein L6, whose amino-acid sequence is MSRVAKLPIFIPTDIEIKINKQLVLIKSKSEELKYKLHKSVKIVYNNNILSFSTNLGYDNFWSHVGTARSIINSMIVGIKVNFEKKLFLSGVGYKVSLSNKNSLLTMSLGYSHSINYELPDGVFANVPSQTEIVLKSSNKQLLGQVAANLRSYRIPESYKGKGIRYSDEFIRIKEAKKK
- the rpsH gene encoding 30S ribosomal protein S8, coding for MSMQDPISDMLTRIRNAQFANKISVIIPFSRFKLAISILLKTEGYIENYEISSEKKPSIQIYLKYFNDKPVIENINRVSCPSLRVYRNKHKLPKVLEGLGIAVISTSRGVMTDREARKQGIGGEVVCYIS
- the rpsN gene encoding 30S ribosomal protein S14; this encodes MAKQSMKSREIKRVKLSNKFFNKRMKLKSIILDINKTKEIRWNAVLQLQKLPRDSSPSRQRNRCRQTGRPHAFLRKFGLSRLKVREAAMKGEIPGLKKASW
- the rplE gene encoding 50S ribosomal protein L5, translated to MENLYSYYKSTVIKNFVSKFSYSSIMQVPTIEKVTLNMGVGLPTSDKKVLDKAMLDLSKISGQKPIITKARKSIASFKIRQGYPIGCKVTLRGKRKWDFLDRLIKIALPRIRDFRGLSSKSFDLYGNYSIGIREQIIFPEIDYDKIDRIRGMNITITTTTNSYKESYTLLKEFGFPFRN